The Raphanus sativus cultivar WK10039 chromosome 2, ASM80110v3, whole genome shotgun sequence DNA segment ACCGTCAGATCACGTGGACTAAGTCCATCGCTTTCGTCTTGCAACCAATCTTCAACCTGATGTGACGGATACTTTACTACTTTTTAACACAATATAGAGACCACTAGTAGTTGTGACAGGCAGCAAGAGACTTTTGAAAGATCTCAACACACAGCAAAAGAAAACTAGGTAAAGAGAGAGCTGTTGAGTTGTTTCTTTGGTGTGTAGATGGAAACAGAGAAGAACAGTAAGGAGCTAGGGCTTAACCACCTAGGGTTCGTGAGAGTTGCAGCGATCCAAGTTCTTGTTACCCTCTCAAATCTCTACGACTACGCAAAACAAAACTCCGGTCCTCTTAAACCGGCCGTCGGAAAGGTGGAAGGCGTCGTCACCACAGTGGTCACACCTGTCTACAACAAATTCAAAGATGTTCCAGATACTCTCCTCCTCTTTCTTGATCACAAGGTAACCCCAGTTTCTTGATTGGTAGATCTGATGACCTAGTTTTGTGGCTGAGTCTTTACTTTTGTTTGCTTTCTAGGTTGGTGAAGTTTCGAACAAGTTTGATAAGCATGCTCCTCCAATGGCTAAGCAAGTAGTAAGTCAAGCAAAGGTGTTGATCCAGACAACTACAGAGAAGGCTCAAAGCTTTGTGAAAGAGGCTCGTACCGGTGGTCCTAAAGCTGCCTTTAACTATGCTGCAACTGAGTACAAGTACTTCGTTGTGACCAGCTCGGTTAAAGTCTGGGCTAAACTCAACCAGTACAAACCGATTCATGCTGTGGGAAACAAAGCTTTGCCCCTGGCTGCAAACTTGTGTGGTAGGTACAATGATTTGGTGACTGACATGACAAAGAAGGGTTACCCTGTGGTTGGTTATCTTCCTTTGGTTCCTGTTGATGACATTGTCAAGGCTTATGAAAAGGAACAAGATGCAGCGCAAAAGAAAGGAGATACTACCACTGCTTCTGATGGAAACAAATCGTTGTCGTCGTCTGAGTCGTCGTCTGATTCGGACACCGATTGAAACATTTGTGAATTTTGTAGTCTTTGGAGTCTGGCTTGTTGGGTTGGGAAACTTGTGTAAATGATCACAGAACTTGGTTTGTAGCTTTAGCAAGTGTTTCATTTCTTGTTGGTGTAAAATTGTGATTCGTGTGTTTTATGTGTTATCAAGAATCTAATCTATTAAGCAACAAACTTTTAAGaacattagaaaaaaattatcacatttcagaaagtatattcataacAAAGATGCAAGTAGAGAATCAATGAGTACTCTCTCATTTGAAAACAAGTCTTCAAGAGTGTTATTATTTGAGTTTGTACCAAGCTTCCAGGCAcctgaagaacaaaaaaaaaagaaacaaagggaGACATACGCATCCTTCCAGACAGTATCATAAGACGTCTTCGTTCTGAAAGAGACAACAAACGGATCAAAATTGAGGTCCTCTTGCAAACAACAGCTAGTCATGCTgtgaaaaaaatgtaaataaagcTGATACTTTGATATGTATGAAGAAAGACTGCAGATTCCAAGCACATATGCTAAGGAGAGATGTACAAACTCCTCACATGAACAATACACAACACTCCACGCCACTACACAATGGGCTAAGCCCAACCACCAAATATATCTACAGAGATTAGACCATCAAGTAGAACAAAAGTGCAAACACTAATCATTTACACCACCTCAACCAAACTAAATACTCAAAGCATATATCGATGGCAATTCATCTAATCACAAGACACAAATGCATATTAAAAAAGATTCATATAGTAACCAAAAGATAACTCACCACTGTTCGATCAGtctgaagatgaagaagaaggatggtccTGGAGGAGATCATCATAAGGGTCCCTACGACCAGCAACCTGACTGATCTGAGGATCCCAACGAAGCTGAGCGTTGTGACGCTCGAACGTCCAGAAACCGTAAGGACGAATAGGCAAAGCCCACATCTCCTTAATCTTCTTACACCTCTCGTGCATCTCATATATGTGCTCCCTCGCCTTCCTGTCTCTCACCTCCGGATCCTCCATCAACCTCAGCACCAGATTCTCCGCAAACTCCATTATGAAACCCATCTCGTTCGTTCCCCAAATCACTgcaattgagaaaaaaaatcaagaactgattttgaaattagggttttcaatCAAATTCGATTCCTAATCTTAGATCTAGGTTACTGTGCATATTTACTTGATTACTCCTAAGACGATGAAATTGAGATCGGTACAAGCCCTTTGGAGTAAAAAGGAACTTACGATTAGATATGAAACCAGAGGATGGAGAAGATCGCTGAAGCTCTGCTTTGGGATGGTCAGAGAGATTTTTAATAGAACGAGGAGACAGGCTAGTGGTGGAAGAGAAGACAGAAACTGCGTGTTGTTTGGTACTTAGAAACCAGGAAACAAGACGTTTTACTTTACTAGAAACGCCACGCGGTTTATATCCCGTTTTTATGCAACGACGTGCTATATATACTACCGCGGACAGTGGACATGACGCCTTAACGGCTATCGCCGATCtgctaaaaataattttaatcaaaCAATGAATACAATACGTAAACGTGTGCAATCTCATCTCCAACAATAgcatttgattttctttttcttttttaacaatAGCATTCGATTCCATTATATCAGTAGTCAGTAGATACTTGTAGTCAGTAAGTACTtgttaatagtttcaaaaaagtTTCTATAATCTTTATTAGAGATGAATTTTTATGATGTGGGACATTATTTCCCTTTGCAATTACATTTCAAGACACATTTTGTTTTTGACACACTTTCTTCTTATGATTTGTTTCTTCTACCGTttcattaaacaaaaaaattttacTGCTGAAAATTCCACAATAtcctttttgtttctctttcctATTTCGATTCCGAAATCATTCTTCCAAATCCCAAAATCCTTAGTTTCTCCAATTTTTCTAATTTCCTAAAATTTGTTAGCTGCGATTCTCTAAAAACGGAATCATCGATGTGGCCGTCTCCGGTTGCTCCGACTTTGACTGGTCAGCAACATAGTGTCTGCACAAGATCGACGAATAGCAGAAAAGAATTTGAGCGGAGAGGCAGAGCATGAGACCAATATCAATATGGATTTTCTATTCTCAATTGGGGAAGTTGGATAGCAGCCCAGTTCCAATCTCAGCTCGTCTTCTCACACTGCTGTTCCCAATTCGAGTAATTTCTAcggagaagaagatgaggaagaaaaagaacatGTTGAGAAACAGAGCCGAAGTTGCAGTGGAGacataagaagatatccaagaGGAGAGATGAAAGAGAAGATGATGAGAAGAGGAGATATAAAATTGTCTGATTTTCTAAATCCTTTTAATAGATTctcgtttttgttttgttggttttttAGTGTTGTTGTGGACTTCAGAATCTAGATCTGTAGAGTTTCGATTTCAAAATCCAGATCTGCAGAGATGTGAACGGGTAACGTATGGATGGGGTTGCATGGATATGTGGTGTGTGGATAGTTGGAGCGTGGATGGATTATGTGTGGATGGTTGAATAGATCTCTGGAAACTAGTGGATGACTTCTGATGATGTCTTTCTTGGTGAAGTGGTTGCAGGTGAGCCGTCCACAACCAATG contains these protein-coding regions:
- the LOC108843369 gene encoding REF/SRPP-like protein At1g67360, yielding METEKNSKELGLNHLGFVRVAAIQVLVTLSNLYDYAKQNSGPLKPAVGKVEGVVTTVVTPVYNKFKDVPDTLLLFLDHKVGEVSNKFDKHAPPMAKQVVSQAKVLIQTTTEKAQSFVKEARTGGPKAAFNYAATEYKYFVVTSSVKVWAKLNQYKPIHAVGNKALPLAANLCGRYNDLVTDMTKKGYPVVGYLPLVPVDDIVKAYEKEQDAAQKKGDTTTASDGNKSLSSSESSSDSDTD
- the LOC108843370 gene encoding uncharacterized protein LOC108843370, whose translation is MGFIMEFAENLVLRLMEDPEVRDRKAREHIYEMHERCKKIKEMWALPIRPYGFWTFERHNAQLRWDPQISQVAGRRDPYDDLLQDHPSSSSSD